Proteins encoded within one genomic window of Bos indicus x Bos taurus breed Angus x Brahman F1 hybrid chromosome 18, Bos_hybrid_MaternalHap_v2.0, whole genome shotgun sequence:
- the CPNE2 gene encoding copine-2 — MAYIPGGGAPASGAAPVGSQYCVCKVELSVSGQNLLDRDVTSKSDPFCVLFTEMDGRWMEYDRTETAINNLNPAFSKKFVLDYHFEEVQKLKFALFDQDKSSMQLEEHDFLGQFSCSLGTIVSSKKITRPLLLMNDKPAGKGLITIAAQELSDNRVITLSLAGRKLDKKDLFGKSDPFLEFYKPGDDGKWMLVHRTEVIKYTLDPVWKPFTVPLVSLCDGDMEKPIQVMCYDYDNDGGHDFIGEFQTSVSQMCEARDGVPREFECINPKKQKKKKNYKNSGVIILRSCKITRDYSFLDYILGGCQLMFTVGIDFTASNGNPLDPSSLHYINPMGTNEYLSAIWAVGQIIQDYDSDKMFPALGFGAQLPPDWKVSHEFAINFNPTNPFCSGVDGIAQAYSACLPHIRFYGPTNFSPIVNHVARFAAQATQQQTATQYFILLIITDGVISDMEETRHAVVQASKLPMSIIIVGVGNADFAAMEFLDGDSRMLRSHTGEEAARDIVQFVPFREFRNAAKETLAKAVLAELPQQVVQYFKHKNLPPTNSEPA; from the exons ATGGCCTACATACCCGGTGGGGGTGCCCCAGCCTCGGGGGCGGCCCCCGTGGGCTCCCAGTACTGCGTGTGCAAGGTGGAGCTGTCGGTCAGTGGCCAGAACCTGCTGGACCGGGATGTCACCTCCAAGTCCGACCCCTTCTGTGTCCTCTTCACAGAGATGGATGGCAGGTGGATGGAG TACGACAGGACAGAAACTGCAATCAACAACCTCAACCCCGCTTTCTCCAAGAAGTTCGTGCTTGACTACCACTTTGAGGAGGTGCAAAAGCTCAAGTTTGCCCTGTTTGACCAGGACAAGTCAAGCATGCAGCTGGAGGAGCATGATTTCCTGGGCCAGTTCTCCTGCAGCCTGGGCACG atCGTCTCCAGCAAGAAGATCACTCGGCCTCTGCTGCTGATGAATGACAAGCCTGCGGGGAAGGGCTTGATTACG ATCGCTGCTCAGGAGCTGTCAGATAACCGGGTCATCACACTGAGCCTGGCGGGCAGGAAGCTGGACAAGAAG GATCTCTTCGGGAAGTCGGACCCATTTCTCGAGTTTTATAAACCAGGAGATGACGGCAAGTGGATGCTGGTCCACAGGACTGAG GTGATCAAGTACACACTGGACCCCGTGTGGAAGCCATTCACCGTGCCCTTGGTGTCCCTGTGTGATGGGGACATGGAGAAACCCATCCAG GTTATGTGCTATGACTACGACAATGATGGGGGCCACGACTTCATCGGTGAGTTCCAGACCTCGGTGTCACAGATGTGTGAAGCTCGTGACGGTGTCCCG CGGGAGTTTGAGTGTATCAACCCCaagaagcaaaagaagaagaagaactataaaaactcAGGGGTGATTATCCTGCGTTCCTGCAAG ATAACCCGGGACTACTCCTTCCTGGACTACATCCTGGGAGGCTGCCAGCTCATGTTCACC GTTGGGATAGACTTCACAGCCTCCAATGGAAACCCCCTCGACCCTTCCTCTTTGCACTATATCAACCCCATGGGCACCAACGAATATTTGTCGGCCATCTGGGCGGTTGGGCAGATCATTCAGGACTATGACAG TGATAAGATGTTTCCAGCTCTGGGCTTTGGGGCACAGTTACCCCCAGACTGGAAG GTCTCCCATGAGTTTGCCATCAACTTCAACCCCACCAACCCCTTCTGCTCGG GTGTGGACGGCATCGCCCAGGCATATTCGGCTTGCCTGCCCCACATCCGCTTCTATGGTCCCACCAATTTCTCTCCTATCGTCAACCATGTGGCCCGGTTTGCAGCCCAAGCCACGCAGCAGCAGACAGCCACG CAATATTTCATCCTCCTCATCATCACGGACGGTGTCATCAGTGACATGGAGGAGACGCGGCATGCCGTGGTGCAGGCTTCCAAGCTGCCCATGTCCATCATCATCGTGGGCGTGGGCAACGCCGACTTTGCGGCCATGGAGTTCCTGGACGGGGACAGCCGCATGCTGCGCTCCCACACAGGAGAGGAGGCAGCCCGCGATATTGTGCAGTTCGTGCCCTTTCGAGAATTCCGCAAC GCAGCAAAAGAGACCTTGGCCAAAGCTGTGCTGGCAGAACTGCCCCAACAAGTTGTTCAGTATTTCAAGCATAAAAACCTGCCCCCCACCAACTCGGAGCCCGCCTGA